A single Biomphalaria glabrata chromosome 2, xgBioGlab47.1, whole genome shotgun sequence DNA region contains:
- the LOC129924549 gene encoding uncharacterized protein LOC129924549: MEMVEPSSVKGRDLGPTCSGGEPEGMERVPKGMLTRLQAELEALKLACQRPHYIIEPARKMRQFSGDGRNVEVSIEDFVREIRDLWELRPYLSPQEKTATIIANISGSARVEVDLQPPHIRSDPEALLDALTSAFEVIIPVREAEITFLMSQQRRRESLLEFSHRLFKEFTTAIRQEKREGIDCFKEERLRDQYAYGVRDPELRRELFRFIAQHPQISFQSLRNYAFKLENQNKDAARAQEQWSEVLLAKLAKLEKQLEEIKGSGYNILLSSTNANPISSQQHQGSGYNSLPSSTNPLSSQPHSQRRPTQRHTKHSNQNRIRPTAPPGLVWSRTKRGFFPYTDDGSPVCTQCWEVGHVRRHCQQSPQLTAEVQSVSNSEPIVSQPTHQVEQRTNEQQADAMYNTDASHSIQTSRNRNFNSGQPNKNRHNRVRRPDRQRRNYKHFNQPQRLFRSLLPITLSTASQSLCLEKDRPLCMTDGTSTLQTGKMLVVPEDTDKKQLFRFSETY, translated from the coding sequence ATGGAGATGGTGGAACCTAGTTCAGTGAAAGGGAGAGACTTGGGTCCCACGTGCAGTGGAGGAGAGCCGGAGGGAATGGAACGTGTCCCTAAAGGGATGTTGACTCGACTACAAGCTGAACTTGAGGCATTGAAGCTGGCCTGCCAGCGCCCTCACTACATCATAGAACCTGCTAGAAAAATGAGACAGTTCAGTGGGGATGGCAGAAATGTTGAGGTTTCAATTGAAGATTTCGTCAGAGAAATAAGAGATCTATGGGAACTTCGGCCTTACCTCTCGCCTCAAGAGAAGACAGCAACCATCATTGCGAATATAAGTGGTTCAGCTAGAGTAGAGGTAGATCTTCAGCCACCTCATATCAGAAGTGATCCAGAAGCTCTGCTCGATGCACTTACCTCTGCGTTTGAAGTAATCATACCTGTGCGAGAGGCAGAGATTACATTTCTGATGTCGCAGCAAAGAAGACGTGAGTCACTTCTTGAATTTTCTCACCGACTATTTAAGGAGTTTACAACGGCCATAAGACaagaaaaaagagaaggaaTAGATTGCTTCAAGGAGGAAAGATTGAGGGACCAATATGCCTATGGAGTGAGAGATCCAGAACTTCGCAGAGAGCTGTTTAGGTTCATAGCGCAACATCCCCAGATAAGTTTTCAAAGTCTACGAAACTATGCATTCAAGTTGGAGAACCAGAACAAAGATGCAGCTCGAGCCCAAGAGCAGTGGTCTGAGGTTCTCTTAGCAAAATTGGCCAAGTTAGAGAAGCAACTTGAAGAGATAAAGGGGTCAGGCTATAACATTCTGCTAAGTTCAACTAACGCTAACCCAATCTCTAGTCAACAACACCAGGGGTCTGGTTATAACAGTCTGCCAAGCTCAACTAACCCACTTTCTAGTCAACCACATAGTCAACGCAGACCAACACAAAGACACACGAAACATAGCAACCAAAACAGAATTCGACCAACAGCACCGCCGGGTCTTGTGTGGTCAAGGACGAAGAGAGGATTCTTCCCATACACTGATGATGGATCACCAGTCTGCACCCAGTGCTGGGAAGTTGGACATGTAAGGCGTCACTGTCAGCAATCACCACAACTCACAGCTGAGGTTCAATCTGTGAGCAACAGTGAACCCATTGTTTCACAGCCAACCCACCAAGTAGAACAACGAACCAATGAGCAACAAGCTGATGCAATGTACAATACAGATGCAAGTCACTCAATTCAAACATCGagaaatagaaactttaactctgGGCAGCCAAACAAGAACAGGCATAACAGAGTCCGGAGGCCAGATAGAcaaagaagaaactacaagcATTTTAACCAGCCACAAAGACTATTTCGCTCACTGCTCCCTATCACACTTTCTACAGCTTCCCAGTCATTATGTTtagagaaagacagaccacTCTGTATGACCGATGGAACCAGCACGTTACAAACTGGAAAGATGCTTGTCGTTCCAGAAGACACTGACAAGAAACAGTTGTTTCGGTTTTCAGAAACCTACTAG